Proteins from a single region of Dyadobacter fanqingshengii:
- a CDS encoding fatty acid desaturase family protein, which produces MQYQKIKFTNAGKSTFFPTLRQRVDQYFSSNNICKSGGKQIIYKAFFMLSLYLIPYFLIITGHFSNLSMFIMAIVMGFGVAGVGMSVMHDAIHGSLATSNVLNKFFGASIYLLGGNAYNWEVQHNRLHHTYTNIHEVDEDITGKFLLRLSFQEKQKQIHRFQYIYAFFLYSLMTLSFLWKDFKEISLFNKMSESGMTKPFPRRELIKLVITKLAYLLFICVIPLYFTSLTFGQWFIGFMAMHCTAGMILSTVFQMAHVVEGVHQPEPDCSGCVENAWAVHQLQTTSNFAGRNRFLSWYIGGLDYQIEHHLFPSISHIHYHALSPIVQETAQEFGLEYNAKENFANALGSHIRMLKSMGQA; this is translated from the coding sequence ATGCAATATCAAAAAATCAAGTTTACCAACGCTGGCAAAAGCACATTTTTCCCTACACTTCGACAGCGCGTAGATCAATATTTTTCTTCCAATAACATTTGCAAGTCGGGTGGCAAACAGATCATTTACAAGGCATTCTTTATGCTAAGCCTGTATCTGATTCCCTACTTTCTTATTATTACCGGCCATTTCTCGAACCTATCCATGTTCATTATGGCCATTGTGATGGGATTCGGCGTTGCGGGAGTGGGCATGTCAGTTATGCACGATGCCATTCATGGCTCGTTGGCGACTTCAAATGTGCTGAACAAGTTTTTTGGTGCGTCAATTTACCTTCTGGGAGGTAATGCATATAACTGGGAGGTGCAACATAACAGGCTTCATCACACATACACCAACATTCACGAAGTAGACGAAGATATCACCGGCAAATTCCTGCTTCGTTTATCATTCCAGGAAAAACAGAAACAGATCCATCGTTTCCAGTATATTTACGCATTCTTTTTATACAGCCTGATGACCTTATCGTTCCTATGGAAAGACTTTAAGGAAATCTCACTCTTTAATAAAATGTCGGAGTCTGGAATGACCAAGCCATTCCCGCGTAGGGAGCTTATTAAGCTTGTGATTACCAAACTGGCTTACCTCCTGTTCATCTGCGTGATCCCGCTTTATTTCACATCGCTTACTTTCGGACAATGGTTTATTGGGTTCATGGCCATGCATTGCACGGCCGGAATGATCCTGAGCACGGTTTTCCAGATGGCGCATGTGGTGGAAGGCGTTCACCAACCGGAGCCGGATTGTTCAGGTTGCGTCGAAAATGCATGGGCGGTGCACCAATTGCAGACGACGTCCAATTTTGCCGGAAGAAACCGCTTTTTGTCGTGGTATATCGGCGGTTTGGATTATCAGATCGAACACCATTTGTTCCCATCCATTTCCCACATTCACTATCACGCATTATCGCCTATTGTACAGGAAACTGCACAGGAATTCGGGCTGGAATACAATGCTAAGGAAAACTTTGCCAATGCATTAGGTTCGCATATCAGAATGCTCAAAAGCATGGGCCAAGCCTGA
- the metK gene encoding methionine adenosyltransferase: MPYLFTSESVSEGHPDKVADQISDALIDNFLAWDTNSKVACETLVTTGQVVLAGEVKTNTYLDVQRITRDVIRKIGYTKSEYMFEANSCGILSAIHDQSADINQGVDRAVASESFEEKANAQGAGDQGMMFGYATRETENYMPLALDLAHKILQEMSAIRNTESSLIPYLRPDAKSQVTIEYSDENVPLRIDTIVVSTQHDDFDSEATMLAKIKEDVINIVIPRVKAKLTPELQQLFTGDITFHINPTGKFVIGGPHGDTGLTGRKIIVDTYGGKGAHGGGAFSGKDPSKVDRSAAYATRHIAKNMVASGLCDEVLVQVSYAIGVAEPCGLYVNTYGTAKVSGNDGEIANKIGEIFDLRPYAIEQRLKLRNPIYSETAAYGHMGRKNEIVTKSFKGANGEEKEVEVELFTWEKLDFVDAIKEKFAL, translated from the coding sequence ATGCCATACTTATTCACCTCGGAGTCCGTATCTGAAGGACATCCTGACAAGGTCGCCGATCAAATATCAGATGCTTTAATTGACAACTTCTTAGCCTGGGACACTAATAGTAAAGTAGCCTGCGAAACTTTGGTAACAACCGGCCAGGTCGTTTTGGCTGGTGAAGTCAAGACAAACACTTATCTGGATGTTCAGAGAATAACACGTGATGTTATTAGGAAAATCGGATATACGAAGAGTGAATACATGTTTGAAGCCAATTCCTGCGGTATTTTATCTGCCATTCACGATCAGAGTGCAGACATTAACCAGGGCGTTGACCGTGCGGTTGCTTCCGAGAGCTTTGAAGAAAAAGCAAATGCGCAGGGTGCGGGCGACCAGGGAATGATGTTTGGATATGCAACGCGTGAAACTGAAAATTACATGCCACTGGCATTGGACCTTGCTCACAAGATCTTGCAGGAAATGTCTGCGATCAGAAACACAGAGTCCAGCCTGATCCCCTACCTTCGCCCAGATGCAAAATCCCAGGTGACGATTGAATACAGCGATGAAAATGTGCCTTTGCGCATCGATACCATTGTAGTTTCCACACAACACGATGATTTTGATTCAGAAGCGACTATGCTTGCGAAGATCAAAGAGGATGTGATCAACATTGTAATCCCACGTGTGAAAGCGAAGCTTACCCCTGAACTCCAGCAATTGTTCACAGGAGACATTACATTCCACATTAACCCGACCGGCAAGTTCGTAATTGGCGGCCCGCACGGTGACACCGGACTTACGGGACGTAAAATTATCGTTGATACTTACGGCGGAAAAGGCGCTCACGGCGGTGGTGCTTTCTCAGGAAAAGATCCTTCCAAAGTGGATCGTTCAGCTGCATACGCGACGCGTCACATTGCTAAAAACATGGTTGCCTCAGGACTTTGCGACGAAGTGCTTGTACAGGTTTCGTATGCGATTGGTGTAGCCGAGCCTTGCGGCTTGTATGTTAACACTTACGGCACAGCCAAAGTATCCGGCAACGACGGCGAGATAGCTAACAAAATCGGCGAGATTTTTGACCTTCGTCCATACGCAATCGAGCAACGTTTGAAACTACGTAATCCAATCTATTCTGAAACAGCTGCTTATGGTCATATGGGCCGTAAAAATGAGATTGTGACGAAATCGTTCAAAGGCGCTAACGGCGAAGAGAAAGAGGTTGAAGTAGAGTTGTTCACTTGGGAAAAACTTGATTTTGTCGATGCAATCAAAGAAAAGTTTGCATTGTAA
- the lipA gene encoding lipoyl synthase produces the protein MIELPVIPSERKKRPDWLRVKLPAGPEFRKVRQLVDNYKLHTICESGSCPNMGECWGAGTATFMILGNVCTRSCSFCAVATGRPNEYDTDEPRRVAEAIKLMQVKHAVITSVNRDELKDRGAEIWYQTVRHVKENTPETTIETLIPDVKNNWDALIHMIEAGQEVVSHNMETVERLYRSVRPQAKYERSLEQIRRTKEFGQRTKSGIMLGLGETQGEVYKAMDDLAANGLDILTLGQYLQPTKMHHEVIEWITPEMFDNYREEGLKRGLKYVESGPLVRSSYHAERHVNVPI, from the coding sequence ATGATTGAATTACCTGTTATCCCCTCAGAGCGTAAGAAAAGACCAGATTGGTTGAGGGTTAAGCTGCCAGCCGGACCTGAGTTTAGGAAAGTAAGGCAACTGGTTGATAATTATAAATTGCATACAATCTGCGAAAGCGGAAGCTGCCCGAATATGGGCGAATGTTGGGGTGCGGGGACAGCAACTTTTATGATCCTTGGCAATGTTTGTACGAGAAGTTGCAGTTTTTGTGCAGTAGCAACAGGTCGGCCGAATGAATATGATACCGACGAGCCGAGACGTGTTGCTGAAGCGATCAAACTCATGCAGGTGAAGCATGCGGTAATTACCTCTGTTAACCGGGACGAATTGAAGGACCGAGGCGCCGAAATATGGTATCAAACCGTAAGACATGTCAAAGAAAATACTCCTGAAACAACCATTGAAACATTGATTCCGGATGTGAAAAATAACTGGGATGCGTTGATCCACATGATTGAAGCGGGCCAGGAAGTGGTTTCACATAACATGGAAACGGTGGAACGTTTATACCGTTCGGTACGTCCTCAGGCCAAATATGAAAGAAGCCTGGAACAGATCAGAAGAACAAAGGAATTTGGTCAGCGCACCAAATCCGGCATTATGCTGGGACTTGGCGAAACACAAGGCGAAGTGTACAAAGCAATGGACGACCTTGCAGCCAACGGCCTCGACATTCTTACTTTGGGACAATATCTGCAGCCAACCAAAATGCACCACGAAGTGATCGAATGGATCACTCCCGAAATGTTTGACAATTACAGAGAAGAAGGACTGAAACGCGGACTTAAATACGTAGAATCAGGACCACTGGTAAGATCCAGCTATCACGCGGAACGTCACGTGAATGTGCCGATTTAA
- a CDS encoding 3-deoxy-D-manno-octulosonic acid transferase, translated as MSEVIYQSAISTVASLMRVAALFNHKIKLGVAGREGLLEEMESGFQKLVNGRSVAWFHAASLGEFEQGRPVIEAYKTQFPDHFILLTFFSPSGYEVRKNYNGADYICYLPWDTASNAKRFVKIAQPKIAFFIKYEFWHNYLVELKKNKTHIISFSTIFRPDQIFFKKRGGFFKKMLNLFDHIFVQNQQSLALLHGIGVQHGSLAGDTRFDRVSAIAAHVKDLPEVATFVENKLCLIVGSAWEADMQVLIPVLNHFKGSLKAIIAPHEIRKEEIAQWRKSLDGKTLLYSELTKNIHSAEYDYLVIDNIGMLSSLYQYGDMAYIGGSFGSGLHNILEAATFGIPITFGNKQYHKFQEAVDLIERKGAVAVAGNEELATTIRQWIDSSELRKVAGNVNKSYIADGVGSTDLILNAVKKMQG; from the coding sequence TTGTCCGAAGTTATCTATCAAAGCGCAATCAGCACCGTCGCCTCTTTGATGCGCGTTGCAGCGTTGTTTAATCACAAGATCAAACTTGGTGTTGCAGGTCGCGAAGGGTTATTGGAGGAGATGGAAAGTGGATTTCAAAAGTTGGTGAACGGGCGTTCTGTGGCCTGGTTTCACGCGGCTTCGCTTGGCGAATTTGAGCAGGGGCGACCGGTTATTGAAGCCTACAAAACACAATTCCCTGATCATTTTATTCTGCTGACATTCTTCTCTCCGTCCGGTTACGAGGTTAGAAAAAACTATAATGGGGCAGACTACATATGTTACCTGCCCTGGGACACTGCGTCCAATGCGAAACGTTTTGTCAAAATCGCTCAACCGAAAATTGCGTTTTTTATCAAATATGAATTTTGGCACAATTACCTGGTTGAGCTGAAAAAGAACAAAACGCACATTATTTCCTTCTCCACAATCTTCCGGCCCGACCAGATTTTTTTCAAGAAAAGGGGCGGATTTTTCAAAAAGATGCTCAATTTGTTTGATCACATTTTTGTACAAAATCAACAATCACTCGCATTGCTTCATGGCATAGGTGTGCAACATGGCAGCCTGGCCGGTGATACAAGATTCGACCGGGTATCAGCCATTGCAGCCCATGTGAAGGATTTGCCTGAGGTTGCGACTTTTGTGGAAAACAAACTTTGTTTGATAGTCGGATCTGCATGGGAGGCTGATATGCAAGTGCTTATCCCCGTCTTAAATCATTTTAAAGGATCGCTGAAAGCAATTATTGCCCCACATGAAATCCGTAAAGAGGAGATAGCACAATGGCGCAAAAGTCTGGATGGAAAAACGCTCTTATACTCGGAACTTACTAAGAACATACATAGTGCGGAATATGATTATCTCGTGATAGATAACATTGGCATGCTTTCCTCTTTATACCAATATGGCGATATGGCTTACATTGGCGGGTCGTTTGGTTCGGGACTGCACAACATTCTGGAAGCCGCCACTTTTGGCATTCCCATCACTTTTGGAAATAAGCAATATCACAAATTCCAGGAAGCAGTGGATCTGATTGAAAGAAAAGGAGCCGTTGCCGTAGCCGGTAACGAAGAGCTGGCAACCACTATACGTCAATGGATTGATTCGTCCGAACTTAGGAAAGTAGCGGGGAATGTGAACAAAAGTTACATTGCGGATGGAGTTGGTTCAACGGATTTGATCCTGAACGCAGTCAAAAAAATGCAGGGCTGA